In Lacibacter sp. H375, one DNA window encodes the following:
- a CDS encoding YebC/PmpR family DNA-binding transcriptional regulator: MGRIFEVRKSTMFARWDRMAKQFTRIGKEIVIAVKAGGPDPGTNAALRRCFQNARSVGMPKDRVEAAIKRAQGKELINYDEILYEGYAPHGVAILVETATDNHVRTVANVKSHFNKGGGTLGNSGSVSFQFKKMGVFKLKPEGLNAEDMELELIDFGLEELGEGTGENGEDVLVVRCAFADFGNMQKALEDKGITPLSAELEWIPTTTVPVTDEQAEDISKLIERLEQDDDVQKVFHNMG; encoded by the coding sequence ATGGGACGGATTTTTGAAGTTAGAAAGAGTACCATGTTTGCCCGTTGGGACCGCATGGCCAAACAGTTTACCCGTATTGGTAAAGAAATTGTGATTGCCGTGAAAGCAGGTGGCCCCGACCCCGGAACAAATGCTGCCCTCCGTCGTTGCTTTCAAAATGCCCGTAGTGTGGGTATGCCGAAGGACCGTGTGGAAGCTGCTATTAAAAGAGCGCAAGGCAAAGAACTCATTAACTACGATGAAATTTTGTATGAAGGTTATGCACCGCATGGTGTAGCCATTCTTGTTGAAACAGCAACCGACAACCATGTGCGTACAGTAGCGAATGTAAAAAGTCATTTCAATAAAGGCGGTGGCACATTGGGTAACAGCGGATCAGTATCGTTCCAGTTTAAGAAGATGGGTGTGTTTAAATTAAAACCTGAAGGTTTGAATGCAGAAGATATGGAACTGGAGCTGATCGATTTTGGTTTGGAAGAATTGGGGGAAGGCACCGGTGAAAATGGTGAAGATGTATTGGTAGTTCGTTGTGCATTTGCCGATTTTGGTAACATGCAAAAAGCATTGGAAGATAAAGGCATTACACCATTAAGTGCAGAACTTGAATGGATCCCGACTACTACTGTTCCTGTTACTGATGAACAGGCTGAAGATATCAGTAAATTAATTGAACGCCTTGAGCAGGATGATGATGTGCAGAAGGTGTTTCATAATATGGGATAA
- a CDS encoding pyridoxamine 5'-phosphate oxidase family protein produces MGSEIKDLQQVEASKKIKQMVDDADIGLLTTDLTSLPLKARPMSRQKVDDDGTIWFFSHKDSDKNHDIDKDSRVQLFYSNKGSMEYLSLYGTAEIIQDAAMAKELWSAPAKIWFKDPDDPNLTILKVIPEDGYYWDTKDGKIVSLFKMVVGAVTGKEMDGSIEGKIKS; encoded by the coding sequence AAGCAAGTAAAAAAATTAAGCAAATGGTAGATGATGCAGATATTGGATTATTAACAACAGATCTTACCAGTTTGCCATTAAAGGCGAGACCAATGTCGAGACAAAAAGTGGATGATGATGGAACCATCTGGTTTTTTAGTCATAAGGATAGCGACAAGAATCATGACATTGACAAAGACAGCAGGGTACAGCTATTTTACTCTAATAAAGGCAGCATGGAATACCTCAGTCTTTACGGTACCGCCGAAATAATACAGGATGCTGCAATGGCGAAAGAATTATGGTCAGCTCCTGCCAAAATTTGGTTTAAAGATCCTGATGATCCTAACCTTACAATTCTTAAAGTGATTCCGGAAGATGGTTATTATTGGGATACAAAAGATGGTAAAATAGTTTCCTTATTCAAAATGGTAGTAGGTGCTGTTACCGGTAAAGAAATGGACGGAAGTATAGAAGGCAAAATAAAATCTTAA